One Candidatus Atribacteria bacterium ADurb.Bin276 DNA window includes the following coding sequences:
- the cobQ gene encoding Cobyric acid synthase has product MARYIMFQGTGSGVGKSLITAGFCRIFARKGIRVAPFKAQNMSLNSGVTPFGEEIGRAQLLQARAAMIDPDSRMNPILLKPQGDCMSQVIVRGKIWETHEAYDYYRYKKFLWEKVIESLNSLAEEYDLICIEGAGSPAEINLREQDLVNMSVARYARIPVFLIGDIEKGGVFAQLYGTWALLTKEERELLCGFIINKFRGNYTILEPGLKEIEKLTQIPVVGVVPYSRFLLDDEDSMTEKIENSYKSLKTVDIQVGIIRLPHISNFTDFDPLTNEPDVETQYIFPDENFSKFDVIVLPGSKNTIRDLQWLKKFNLQERLESYINNGGVVLGVCGGYQMLGESIIDIDGNEDFQGEIDGLKIIPMKTFFEKEKILKNMQGYLAKAEHISVKGYEIHQGKGSFQQAYEPLFNLNLGNRIEPEGIIINNQIFGTYLHGLFDDGSFRRYFVNLLRKRKGLATISSVSPSWQEVVEKELDRLADFLETCLDIERIESLIENF; this is encoded by the coding sequence ATGGCACGCTATATCATGTTTCAAGGAACTGGATCTGGTGTTGGGAAAAGCCTTATTACAGCAGGTTTTTGCCGAATATTTGCTCGTAAGGGTATTAGAGTTGCTCCGTTTAAAGCACAAAATATGTCTTTAAACTCAGGAGTGACACCATTCGGAGAGGAGATCGGCAGAGCCCAGCTGTTGCAAGCTCGAGCAGCCATGATTGATCCTGATTCCCGAATGAACCCAATTTTACTGAAACCCCAGGGAGACTGCATGAGCCAGGTGATTGTTCGTGGAAAAATCTGGGAGACTCACGAAGCTTATGATTATTATCGGTATAAAAAATTTCTCTGGGAGAAGGTTATCGAAAGCCTGAATTCACTGGCTGAGGAATATGACCTCATCTGTATTGAAGGAGCTGGTAGTCCAGCAGAGATAAATTTGCGAGAACAGGACCTGGTCAATATGTCGGTAGCTCGATATGCGCGTATACCAGTATTTCTCATTGGTGATATTGAAAAAGGTGGGGTATTTGCACAACTTTATGGAACCTGGGCACTTTTGACTAAAGAAGAAAGAGAATTACTCTGTGGCTTTATTATTAATAAATTCAGAGGGAATTATACAATTTTAGAACCAGGATTGAAAGAAATTGAAAAATTAACTCAAATTCCAGTTGTAGGTGTTGTTCCTTATTCTCGTTTTCTGCTGGATGATGAAGATAGTATGACGGAAAAAATTGAAAACTCATATAAGTCACTCAAAACCGTTGATATTCAAGTTGGTATTATTCGCCTTCCCCATATATCAAATTTCACCGATTTTGACCCATTAACGAATGAGCCTGACGTGGAAACTCAATACATTTTTCCCGATGAAAATTTTAGTAAGTTTGATGTGATAGTGCTTCCTGGAAGCAAAAATACTATTCGAGACCTTCAATGGTTGAAGAAATTTAACCTTCAAGAACGTTTGGAAAGCTATATAAACAATGGTGGAGTGGTATTAGGAGTGTGTGGTGGTTATCAGATGCTAGGAGAATCTATAATAGATATCGATGGAAATGAAGATTTCCAAGGTGAAATAGATGGTCTAAAAATCATTCCGATGAAAACCTTTTTTGAGAAAGAAAAGATACTTAAAAACATGCAAGGATATTTGGCAAAAGCTGAACACATTTCAGTGAAAGGGTATGAAATTCATCAGGGGAAAGGCTCTTTCCAACAGGCTTATGAACCACTTTTTAATCTCAACTTAGGGAACAGAATCGAACCTGAAGGTATAATAATCAATAATCAGATATTTGGAACCTACCTTCATGGATTGTTTGATGATGGATCGTTCCGAAGATATTTTGTCAACTTACTTCGCAAAAGAAAAGGTTTAGCAACCATATCATCGGTTTCTCCATCCTGGCAAGAAGTCGTAGAAAAAGAGCTTGACCGTTTGGCAGACTTTCTTGAAACCTGCCTCGATATTGAACGGATAGAAAGCTTGATAGAGAATTTTTAA
- a CDS encoding Cupin domain protein, which produces MLLRRLEDCDEFIAGDLTRLREILHPDKLGIDIHYSLAHATLPPGRTSQPHYLYSSEVYYIISGKGIMHINSQIEQVEEGSTIYIPPQSIQFIENAGSQDLVFLCIVDPAWKKEDEIVL; this is translated from the coding sequence ATGTTACTCCGAAGACTGGAAGACTGTGATGAATTTATAGCTGGCGATTTAACTAGACTTCGTGAAATACTCCATCCGGATAAATTAGGAATTGATATCCATTACAGCCTTGCCCATGCTACTCTTCCGCCCGGGCGTACATCTCAGCCTCATTATCTCTATTCATCTGAAGTATATTATATTATATCTGGCAAAGGGATTATGCACATAAATAGCCAAATCGAGCAGGTGGAGGAAGGTTCGACCATTTACATTCCTCCACAATCCATACAATTCATTGAAAACGCCGGGAGCCAAGACTTGGTATTTCTATGTATTGTTGATCCAGCCTGGAAAAAAGAAGATGAAATTGTTCTTTGA
- the macA_3 gene encoding Macrolide export protein MacA — MNKRKKIVLVIIVFIIILTSIFFLFIFNKSHSTQAQDITISTIQVIQGTIRETIEAEGSLAPSETVNVKSKEDGYKVEVVLVEEGDSVTKGQELVKLDVSDYEVNLKRAEAELLSAQTKLKKLLEGATELEITQAKTTLEQAQLNHENAQIQFERNQKLFESGAVSQRELNESQNQMEIYKQNVISAQKQLDNLLDGSDQDDIKVARAQLAQAEANVVDAQKKIEYGTITSPIDGVAIDVSVEKEDVVTQAKTLITIGNLDQMKALVAFNEIDIPKIKIGAKAEITLDAFPGEIIKGEVSFISLKSQVIDNIVTYEGEIIIPNSDRRLYPGMTVDASVIINQSENTLLLPLEVLIEEEGKTFVLVPGSQKEPDKIFIKVGLRNDEFFEILEGLNKDQEVMIPPANIQDSLPNRGPMGMGGPPPAGM, encoded by the coding sequence ATGAATAAAAGAAAAAAAATAGTTCTTGTAATCATTGTTTTTATTATTATTCTCACATCAATTTTTTTCCTTTTCATTTTCAATAAGTCTCATTCTACCCAGGCTCAAGACATAACTATCTCCACCATTCAGGTAATCCAAGGAACAATACGTGAAACGATTGAAGCCGAGGGTAGTTTGGCTCCCTCTGAAACAGTAAATGTAAAATCAAAAGAGGATGGTTATAAGGTTGAAGTTGTCCTGGTTGAAGAAGGAGATTCGGTCACCAAAGGACAAGAGTTAGTAAAACTTGATGTCAGCGATTATGAAGTCAATTTAAAAAGAGCCGAGGCCGAGCTCTTGTCAGCTCAGACTAAACTAAAAAAACTTTTAGAGGGAGCTACCGAATTAGAAATCACCCAGGCAAAAACGACTCTTGAACAAGCTCAATTAAATCATGAAAATGCTCAAATTCAATTTGAAAGAAACCAAAAACTCTTCGAGAGTGGCGCCGTTTCACAACGAGAGCTTAACGAAAGTCAAAACCAAATGGAAATTTATAAACAAAACGTTATATCTGCTCAAAAACAACTGGATAATCTTTTAGATGGTTCAGATCAAGACGATATTAAAGTTGCCCGAGCTCAGTTAGCTCAAGCAGAAGCTAACGTTGTTGATGCCCAAAAAAAGATTGAATATGGAACCATAACTTCGCCGATTGACGGTGTCGCTATAGATGTTTCAGTGGAGAAAGAGGACGTTGTTACTCAAGCTAAGACTTTAATCACGATTGGAAATTTAGATCAAATGAAGGCATTGGTAGCATTCAATGAAATTGATATTCCCAAAATAAAGATCGGCGCTAAAGCAGAAATTACCCTCGATGCTTTTCCTGGCGAAATAATCAAGGGAGAGGTCTCTTTCATATCCTTGAAATCACAGGTTATTGATAATATCGTAACCTATGAAGGAGAAATTATTATTCCCAATTCAGACAGAAGGCTCTACCCGGGGATGACCGTCGACGCTTCTGTCATTATAAATCAAAGCGAAAACACCTTATTGCTCCCCTTAGAAGTACTGATAGAGGAAGAAGGAAAAACTTTTGTTCTTGTTCCAGGATCGCAAAAAGAACCAGACAAAATTTTTATAAAAGTTGGTTTAAGAAATGATGAATTTTTCGAAATATTAGAAGGTCTTAACAAAGATCAAGAAGTAATGATTCCTCCTGCAAATATTCAAGATTCTTTACCCAATCGAGGTCCGATGGGTATGGGTGGTCCACCCCCCGCTGGAATGTAA